Proteins encoded in a region of the Sulfurimonas marina genome:
- a CDS encoding Hsp20/alpha crystallin family protein, with protein sequence MKRIIETLAFSSILASVAFAGTVFINDPYEDEFEKMGKYMNSLVESHMNASAIGNYNYPRTNVQDKKDEIVIEFDLAGVDKKDIQLSLDEQNILKLSGKKEHKVEEKKENGKYIRREIYYGSFQKAIQLPENIIQSSLETNYENGILTITIKKKELKKPKVKIIPIN encoded by the coding sequence ATGAAACGTATAATTGAGACATTGGCTTTTAGCTCAATCTTAGCAAGTGTTGCATTTGCAGGTACCGTATTTATCAATGACCCTTATGAAGATGAATTTGAAAAAATGGGTAAATATATGAATTCATTAGTAGAATCCCATATGAATGCCTCCGCCATAGGAAACTACAACTATCCAAGAACAAATGTTCAGGATAAGAAAGATGAGATAGTGATAGAGTTCGATCTAGCCGGAGTTGATAAAAAAGATATACAACTCTCACTTGATGAACAAAATATCCTTAAACTCTCAGGAAAAAAAGAACACAAGGTCGAAGAGAAAAAAGAGAATGGTAAATATATAAGACGTGAGATCTATTACGGCTCTTTCCAAAAAGCTATTCAACTTCCTGAGAATATTATTCAGAGCAGTTTAGAAACAAATTATGAAAACGGGATTCTGACAATCACAATTAAGAAAAAAGAGTTGAAAAAACCAAAAGTAAAAATAATCCCTATAAACTAG